The genomic interval AACAGGCTGGTCTTGAACTGTTCCATCAGTTCGCCGGCGTCCTGCACGTCCTCCTTCCATTCCATGATCTGGCGCAGCCAGGCGATTTTCTCCTCGAAGCGGGCATCCTGCTTGCCCCCTTCCTTGTAGCGCCAGTGCGCCGCCACCCCGAGTTCGGCGTGGTTGTGCATGTCGTGGGTGCGGATCTGCACTTCCAGCGCCTTGTCTTCCGGGCCGATCACGGCGGTATGCAGGGAGCGGTAATTGTTGCCCTTGGGATGGGCAATGTAATCGTCGAACTCGCTCGGGATCGGCTGCCACAGCCCGTGCACCACGCCCAGCGCGGTATAGCAGTCCTTGAGCTCCTTCACCAGCACCCGCACCGCGCGCACGTCGTAGACTTCGGAGAAGTCCACTTTCTTGCGCTTCATTTTCTTGTAAATGCTGTAGATGTGCTTGGGCCGCCCGGTCACTTCGCCATGGACGCCGTTCCTTTCGAGCTCGGAGCGCAGGTTCGCCATGACCTCGTTGATGTAGTGTTCCCGGTCGAGACGTTTCTCGTCCAGCAGCTTGGCGATTTTCTTGTACAGCTCGGGTTCGAGAAAACGGAACGAAAGGTCTTCCAGCTCCCACTTGATCTGCCACACGCCCAGGCGGTTGGCCAGGGGGGCGAAGATGTCCTGCGTCTCGCGCGCGATGCGGCGGCGGATAGCCTCGTCGGCATTGGGCAACTCGCGCATGCTCTGGGTGCGCTCCGCCAGCTTGATCAGCACGACGCGGATGTCCTCCACCATCGCCAGCATCATCTTGCGCAAGGCTTCGATCTGGGCCGTGTTGTCCTTCTTGTCCTTGCCGCTGGCGGCGGTCTCGCCGATTTCGCGCATCAGGCCCATGCGCGCCACGCCGTCCACAAGGTTCAGCACACCCGGCCCGAAAGCCGCCGCGATCTTCTCGGCCATTTCCGGCCCCGCGTCCAGACTCGCCTGCAGCACAGCTGCGGCGACGCTTTCCGCATCCATGTTCTGGGTCACGAGAATGGAAGCTGTGCCAAGGGCGTGTTCGAGCAAAGACGCGCCGGTCACGGCTGTCCCGTCCGCATACAGGCTGGCGGCAAATTCGGCGGCGCGGCGGATCGTGGCAAATTCTTCGCCGCCGAAACGCTTGCCCATCTCCGCCAGCCATGGCTCGAGCCCCGCGCCGGTCGCGGGAATGGAATGTTTGTTCGTTACGCTAACCATTTTTGAATAATAGCCTAATCCGTTGCCTGCCAATATCGTTGCCGCAGCTGCCGCTGGCTCTGCAGCACAATGCCGCCGGCGCCGAAACGCAAATCCACAGAGCCGCTAGTGTCGCTACGCCAAATTTCGATCCCCTGTGCAACATAACGTTCCACCACATCCTCCTTGGGATGGCCGAAGCGATTGCGGTAGCCCACGGTAAAGATGGCCGTGGCCGGGTGCACCGCACGGATGAAGGCTTCGCTCGACGAAGTCCGGCTGCCGTGATGCGGCACCACCAGGACGTCCGCAGCCAGCGCGTCGGGCATGCGCTCCAGCAGGTCCTGCTCGGACAAGCGCTCGATATCCGCCGGCAGCAGCACACTGCCGTAAGACGTGCTAATTTTCAGCACGCAGCCGCGATCATTATCCTTGAAACCATCGTATTGGTAGCTGTCCGATGTGGGGTGCAGCATTTCGAAACGCACGCCGTCCCATGTCCATTTCTGCCCCGCGAAACAGCGAAACTTGTTCGCCGCGCCGGCCAGCATCGGGCTTCCCTCCGGCAGCGAGGAAATCGTCCAGCCCACCGGCACGCTTTGCAGCACCGATGCCGCGCCACCGCTATGATCGATGTCGTCGTGGGAAACCACCATGCCATCGAGACG from Sulfurimicrobium lacus carries:
- a CDS encoding RelA/SpoT family protein, which gives rise to MVSVTNKHSIPATGAGLEPWLAEMGKRFGGEEFATIRRAAEFAASLYADGTAVTGASLLEHALGTASILVTQNMDAESVAAAVLQASLDAGPEMAEKIAAAFGPGVLNLVDGVARMGLMREIGETAASGKDKKDNTAQIEALRKMMLAMVEDIRVVLIKLAERTQSMRELPNADEAIRRRIARETQDIFAPLANRLGVWQIKWELEDLSFRFLEPELYKKIAKLLDEKRLDREHYINEVMANLRSELERNGVHGEVTGRPKHIYSIYKKMKRKKVDFSEVYDVRAVRVLVKELKDCYTALGVVHGLWQPIPSEFDDYIAHPKGNNYRSLHTAVIGPEDKALEVQIRTHDMHNHAELGVAAHWRYKEGGKQDARFEEKIAWLRQIMEWKEDVQDAGELMEQFKTSLFVETIYVLTPQGRVIALPQGATPVDFAYYVHTDLGHRCRGAKVDGNIVPLTYKLQNGQRVEIISVKQGGPSRDWLSPAQGYVASTRTRTKIRQWFNAQHFEENVAEGRAALEKEVHRLGAAFPNLEKLAQKTGYPKPDDLFAAIGRNQTTAREIMAAVLEENLPKPAEQEWQVPARAVAPSASGVLVVGVGDLMTVMAKCCKPVPPDPIIGFVTKGRGVSVHRQDCPNIIHMPEQKQERLLPVSWGTKTAGGYEVDLEVEANDRQGLLRDISDLMMREKVNVTAVNTQSRGDRARMGFSVQVTGSEQLERMLAQLGEIPGVTQARRK